A region from the Saccharomonospora azurea NA-128 genome encodes:
- the argF gene encoding ornithine carbamoyltransferase has product MPRHFLRDDDLTPREQDEVLDLAARYKEQPYGDALAGPKAVAVIFEKNSTRTRFSFEVGITQLGGHAVVVDGRTMQLGREETIGDTARVLSRYTDLVVWRTFAQERIEEFAAESTVPVVNALTDEFHPCQVLADLLTVRERKGTLAGLTLTYLGDGANNMAHSLMLGGVTAGMHVRVAAPEGFHPAPWVLDLVAKRAEETGGSATVFTDPRAAVDGADVVTTDSWTSMGQEGDGKDRRTPFLPYQVNADLLAQTGKDTVVLHDLPAHRGWEITDDVIDGPASAVWDEAENRLHAQKALLAWLVRQERR; this is encoded by the coding sequence ATGCCACGCCATTTCCTCCGAGACGACGACCTCACCCCTCGCGAGCAGGACGAGGTGCTCGACCTCGCCGCGCGGTACAAGGAACAGCCCTACGGTGACGCGCTGGCCGGACCGAAGGCGGTCGCGGTCATCTTCGAGAAGAACTCGACGCGGACGCGCTTCTCCTTCGAGGTGGGAATCACTCAGCTCGGCGGTCACGCCGTCGTCGTGGACGGCCGCACCATGCAGCTCGGCCGCGAGGAGACCATCGGCGACACCGCGCGAGTGCTGTCCCGGTACACCGACCTCGTGGTGTGGCGGACGTTTGCCCAAGAGCGGATCGAGGAGTTCGCGGCGGAGTCCACCGTCCCGGTGGTCAACGCGCTGACCGACGAGTTCCACCCCTGCCAGGTCCTCGCGGACCTCCTCACCGTGCGGGAGCGGAAAGGCACCCTCGCGGGCCTCACGCTGACCTACCTCGGTGACGGCGCCAACAACATGGCCCACTCCCTGATGCTGGGCGGAGTCACGGCCGGCATGCACGTGCGGGTCGCGGCGCCGGAGGGCTTCCACCCGGCGCCCTGGGTCCTCGACCTCGTCGCCAAGCGCGCGGAGGAGACCGGGGGCAGTGCCACGGTGTTCACCGATCCGCGCGCGGCGGTCGACGGAGCCGACGTCGTCACGACGGATTCGTGGACGTCCATGGGCCAGGAGGGCGACGGCAAGGACCGCAGGACACCGTTCCTGCCCTACCAGGTGAACGCGGACCTGCTCGCCCAGACCGGCAAGGACACCGTCGTACTGCACGACCTGCCCGCGCATCGCGGCTGGGAGATCACCGACGACGTGATCGACGGACCTGCCAGCGCGGTCTGGGACGAGGCAGAGAACCGCTTGCACGCTCAGAAGGCGCTTCTCGCCTGGCTGGTCCGGCAGGAGCGACGATGA
- a CDS encoding arginine repressor, giving the protein MTAQSHRIPAAGGMNRARRHARITELVSSMAIRSQTELAKLLAAEGIEVTQATLSRDLDELGAVKLRGADSGAPVYVIPEDGNPVKGVQGGTTRLSRLLAEFMVSADASGNLMVLRTPPGAAQFLASAIDRAALEEVVGSIAGDDTIAVIAREPLSGQDLAARFTALAQRSSNADTNVIEEKDND; this is encoded by the coding sequence ATGACCGCGCAGTCCCACAGGATTCCGGCAGCGGGCGGAATGAACCGCGCTCGACGGCACGCCCGGATCACCGAGCTGGTCTCGAGCATGGCCATTCGCAGCCAGACGGAGCTCGCGAAGCTGCTCGCCGCGGAAGGCATCGAGGTGACGCAGGCGACGTTGTCGCGCGACCTCGACGAGCTGGGTGCCGTGAAACTCAGGGGCGCCGACTCCGGTGCCCCGGTCTACGTGATTCCCGAGGACGGGAATCCCGTGAAGGGCGTGCAGGGAGGCACGACGCGGCTGTCCAGGTTGCTGGCCGAGTTCATGGTCTCGGCGGATGCCTCGGGCAACCTCATGGTCTTGCGCACCCCGCCGGGCGCTGCGCAGTTCTTGGCCAGCGCGATCGACAGGGCAGCGCTGGAGGAGGTCGTCGGCTCCATCGCCGGCGACGACACGATCGCGGTGATCGCCAGGGAACCGTTGTCGGGCCAGGACCTGGCCGCACGGTTCACCGCACTGGCACAGCGATCGTCGAACGCGGACACGAACGTGATTGAGGAGAAGGACAATGACTGA
- the argJ gene encoding bifunctional glutamate N-acetyltransferase/amino-acid acetyltransferase ArgJ — MTVTAPKGFRAAGVAAGLKSSGKPDVALVVNDGPSDVAAAVFTTNRCKANPVLWSEQVMADRRAKAVVLNSGGANCYTGPTGFQTTHASAELVAQRLGTGAGDVVVCSTGLIGEQLDRAALSTGIESAVEALSEDGGPAAADAIMTTDTRSKQAVREGTGYTIGGIAKGAGMLAPALATMLVVVTTDAVVDAETADRALRAATGATFDRLDSDGCMSTNDTVLLMCSGASGTTPEAEEFTSLLTEVCHDLAQQLLRDAEGSEHDIAIDVINAATEDDALTVGRAIARSNLFKTAVFGKDPNWGRILAAVGTTDATFDPAALDVAFNGVWICRGGEPGESRDAVDLSNREVTVTVDLKAGEQSATIWTNDLTHAYVHENSAYST; from the coding sequence TCCAGCGGCAAGCCCGACGTCGCGCTCGTGGTCAACGACGGTCCTTCGGACGTCGCGGCGGCCGTGTTCACCACCAACCGGTGCAAGGCCAACCCGGTGCTCTGGAGCGAGCAGGTGATGGCCGATCGCCGCGCGAAGGCCGTCGTCCTCAACTCCGGGGGCGCCAACTGCTACACCGGGCCGACCGGCTTCCAGACCACCCACGCGTCGGCGGAGCTGGTCGCACAACGGCTCGGTACCGGAGCCGGCGACGTCGTCGTGTGCTCCACCGGCCTGATCGGCGAACAGCTGGACCGCGCTGCGCTGAGCACGGGCATCGAGTCCGCGGTGGAGGCGCTCTCGGAGGACGGTGGCCCGGCCGCGGCCGACGCCATCATGACCACCGACACTCGCAGCAAGCAGGCTGTCCGCGAAGGCACCGGGTACACGATCGGCGGCATCGCGAAAGGCGCGGGCATGCTCGCCCCCGCGCTCGCGACGATGCTCGTCGTGGTGACCACCGACGCGGTCGTCGACGCGGAGACGGCGGATCGTGCCCTGCGCGCCGCCACCGGCGCGACGTTCGACCGGCTCGACTCCGACGGCTGTATGTCGACCAACGACACCGTGCTGCTGATGTGCAGCGGCGCGTCCGGCACGACTCCGGAGGCGGAGGAGTTCACCTCGCTGCTGACCGAGGTGTGTCACGACCTCGCGCAGCAGTTGCTGCGTGACGCCGAGGGCTCCGAGCACGACATCGCGATCGACGTGATCAACGCGGCGACGGAGGACGACGCGCTCACGGTCGGCAGGGCGATCGCGCGCAGCAACCTCTTCAAGACCGCGGTCTTCGGCAAGGACCCGAACTGGGGCCGGATCCTCGCCGCGGTCGGCACGACCGACGCCACCTTCGACCCGGCGGCGCTCGACGTCGCCTTCAACGGTGTGTGGATCTGTCGTGGCGGCGAACCGGGCGAGTCGCGGGACGCCGTGGACCTGTCGAACCGCGAGGTCACGGTCACCGTGGATCTCAAGGCGGGAGAGCAGTCGGCGACCATCTGGACCAACGACCTGACCCACGCGTACGTGCACGAGAATTCGGCCTACTCGACATGA
- the argB gene encoding acetylglutamate kinase: protein MIDEPSLVPADERLATAAQKAEVLIEALPWLQRFHGATVVVKYGGNAMIDDALKRAFAKDMVFLRLAGLRPVVVHGGGPQISAMLKRLGIGGEFKGGLRVTTPETMDVVRMVLVGQVSRELVGLINAHGPYAVGISGEDARLFTAERTQATVDGEAVDVGLVGDVVGVNPEAVLDIVNAGRIPVVSTVAPDADGVVHNVNADTAAGSLAAALQAEKLVVLTDVEGLYANWPDRSSLVDRIDADELEKLLPSLASGMIPKMEACLRAIRGGVRRAHVIDGRLAHSVLLEVFTSRGVGTMVLPGKGDDDVE, encoded by the coding sequence ATGATCGACGAACCTTCCCTCGTTCCCGCCGACGAACGCCTCGCCACTGCGGCGCAGAAGGCGGAAGTCCTCATCGAGGCTCTCCCGTGGTTGCAGCGGTTCCACGGTGCCACCGTCGTCGTGAAGTACGGCGGCAACGCGATGATCGACGACGCGTTGAAGCGCGCCTTCGCGAAGGACATGGTGTTCCTTCGGCTGGCCGGTCTGCGCCCGGTCGTCGTGCACGGTGGCGGTCCGCAGATCAGCGCGATGTTGAAGCGGCTCGGAATCGGCGGCGAGTTCAAGGGCGGACTGCGCGTGACCACCCCCGAGACGATGGACGTCGTCCGCATGGTGTTGGTCGGGCAGGTGAGCCGCGAGCTGGTCGGGCTCATCAACGCCCACGGGCCCTACGCGGTCGGGATCTCCGGTGAGGACGCCCGGCTGTTCACCGCCGAGCGGACACAGGCCACAGTGGACGGAGAGGCCGTCGATGTGGGTCTGGTCGGCGACGTCGTGGGAGTGAACCCGGAAGCGGTGCTCGACATCGTGAACGCGGGCCGCATTCCCGTGGTGTCCACTGTGGCGCCCGATGCGGACGGGGTCGTGCACAACGTCAACGCGGACACCGCGGCCGGATCTCTCGCGGCGGCGTTGCAGGCCGAGAAACTGGTGGTGCTCACCGACGTGGAGGGGCTGTACGCGAACTGGCCCGACCGTTCGTCACTGGTGGACCGCATCGACGCCGACGAGCTCGAGAAACTCCTGCCGAGTCTCGCGAGCGGAATGATCCCGAAGATGGAGGCGTGCCTGAGGGCCATCCGGGGTGGAGTGCGCCGTGCGCACGTGATCGACGGGAGGCTCGCGCACTCCGTGCTGCTGGAGGTCTTCACGTCGCGCGGCGTCGGAACCATGGTTTTGCCCGGCAAGGGGGATGACGATGTCGAATGA
- a CDS encoding acetylornithine transaminase, producing the protein MSNEQAQARWRATMMNNYGAPELNLVRGEGAVVWDADGRRYVDFVTGIAVNALGHAHPAVVSAVTRQIATIGHTSNLYSNEPSLALAERLLRLSGADDGKVLFCNSGAEAVEAAFKLARRTGRTSVVATEGGFHGRTMGALALTGQPDKRAPFEPLVPGVRHVPYGDVTALENAIDDGTAAFVLEPVQGENGVLVPGDDYLKAAREITSRHGALLVVDEVQTGIGRLGTWFAFQRAGIQPDVVTLAKGLGGGLPLGACLAFGEAATLFEPGQHGTTFGGNPVCCAAGLAVLDTIEGNGLLEHTTALGKELSAGVARLDHPLVSAVRGVGLLLGVVLSRPVSSAVASALRDQGFLVNPVKPDVVRLAPPLIVSREQVDALLAALPEALDAATPKDD; encoded by the coding sequence ATGTCGAATGAGCAGGCTCAGGCGCGCTGGCGCGCCACGATGATGAACAACTACGGGGCCCCGGAGCTGAACCTCGTCCGCGGCGAGGGTGCCGTGGTCTGGGACGCCGACGGCCGACGGTACGTCGACTTCGTCACGGGCATCGCGGTCAACGCGCTCGGCCACGCGCATCCGGCCGTGGTGTCGGCGGTCACGAGGCAGATCGCCACGATCGGCCACACGTCGAACCTCTACAGCAACGAACCCTCGCTGGCACTGGCCGAGCGGCTGCTGCGCCTGTCGGGCGCGGACGACGGCAAGGTGCTCTTCTGCAACTCCGGTGCCGAGGCAGTCGAGGCCGCGTTCAAGTTGGCGCGGCGTACCGGCCGGACCTCGGTCGTCGCGACCGAGGGAGGCTTCCACGGGCGCACCATGGGTGCGCTGGCGCTGACGGGGCAACCCGACAAGCGCGCGCCGTTCGAGCCGTTGGTTCCCGGTGTCCGGCACGTTCCCTACGGCGACGTCACGGCGCTCGAGAACGCCATCGACGACGGCACCGCGGCGTTCGTGCTGGAACCCGTCCAGGGGGAGAACGGCGTCCTCGTCCCCGGTGACGACTATCTGAAGGCGGCCAGGGAGATCACCAGCCGGCACGGTGCCCTCCTCGTGGTGGACGAGGTCCAGACGGGGATCGGCAGGTTGGGGACTTGGTTCGCCTTCCAGCGGGCGGGAATCCAACCGGACGTGGTGACGCTGGCGAAGGGACTCGGCGGTGGCCTGCCCCTCGGCGCGTGTCTGGCCTTCGGCGAGGCCGCGACCCTCTTCGAGCCGGGACAGCACGGTACGACCTTCGGCGGCAACCCGGTCTGCTGCGCCGCGGGACTGGCCGTGCTGGACACGATCGAGGGCAACGGCTTGCTCGAGCACACCACGGCACTCGGGAAGGAGCTCTCGGCGGGCGTGGCACGCCTCGACCACCCGCTGGTCAGCGCGGTGCGTGGTGTGGGTCTGCTGCTCGGCGTCGTCCTGAGCCGACCGGTGTCGTCGGCGGTCGCGTCGGCGTTGCGCGACCAGGGTTTCCTCGTGAACCCGGTCAAGCCCGACGTGGTCAGGCTGGCGCCGCCACTGATCGTCAGCCGGGAGCAGGTGGACGCTCTGCTCGCCGCACTGCCCGAGGCGCTCGACGCCGCCACACCGAAGGACGACTGA